From a single Candidatus Bathyarchaeota archaeon genomic region:
- a CDS encoding branched-chain amino acid ABC transporter permease, producing MLKNQIFAFTKLNSLTLSLIFVVIIGIIGLTSATATTGYLYAMIELMILAYSINLITGFSGYVNFGHVVYYGIGAYTLAVAVVGLSNFGFMIPIPLLIILSGLVAASVALVIGFPVLRLRGDYFAIATLGINEAVRVTILNTRELGEGRGIYLFGLIPGYDIKLLFTYLIIILTAVILVSYFISKSRVGYGLRAINSDEDVAEAMGVNTSKYKLLTYALAAFFAGLAGGVVSLQFAIAFPEYFHIVRNVDMLIAMILGGAGTILGPLIGSVIYFMVKDALLITFPYFYLIIFGAILIMLVLFFPIGIVGLLNKILYKRFKRRRVLE from the coding sequence CTGCTACCGCAACAACAGGCTATCTTTATGCTATGATCGAGTTAATGATCTTAGCATATAGCATCAATCTAATTACTGGTTTCTCAGGTTATGTCAATTTCGGTCATGTCGTTTACTATGGTATTGGTGCCTATACACTTGCAGTAGCAGTGGTAGGTCTTAGCAATTTTGGTTTCATGATACCAATTCCTTTGCTAATTATCTTATCAGGTTTAGTTGCAGCTTCAGTTGCCTTGGTGATTGGATTTCCGGTACTTAGACTTAGAGGTGATTATTTTGCTATTGCAACATTAGGAATAAACGAAGCTGTTAGAGTAACTATACTGAATACTAGAGAGTTGGGAGAAGGAAGGGGGATTTATCTTTTTGGGCTCATTCCTGGATATGATATCAAGTTACTTTTTACTTATCTTATCATAATACTTACCGCCGTAATTCTTGTGTCTTATTTCATCTCAAAGAGTCGAGTAGGCTATGGACTTAGAGCTATAAATTCCGACGAAGATGTAGCTGAAGCAATGGGAGTAAATACCTCAAAATACAAACTTCTAACTTACGCTTTAGCGGCATTTTTCGCTGGACTTGCTGGCGGGGTCGTGAGCCTGCAATTTGCGATTGCATTTCCGGAGTACTTCCATATAGTCAGAAATGTAGATATGTTAATAGCTATGATATTAGGAGGAGCAGGTACTATCCTGGGTCCGCTTATAGGTTCGGTTATCTACTTTATGGTTAAAGATGCTCTACTAATTACCTTCCCTTATTTCTATCTTATTATTTTTGGCGCAATTCTGATAATGCTTGTGTTATTCTTCCCCATTGGGATCGTTGGGCTTCTAAATAAAATATTATATAAGAGATTCAAAAGGCGTCGGGTGCTTGAGTGA